The Salicibibacter halophilus DNA window GATCTCGTCGTTGACGGGCGTGACAAAGGCTCGGAAAAAGAACAAGGGTACTACGTCGGTGCCACGATTTTTGACAACGTCAATACCGACATGACCATCTGGCAAGACGAAATTTTCGCGCCGGTGCTCAGTGTTGTGCGTGTCCGTGACCTAGATGAAGCGATCGCGGTGACGAATCACTCACGGTTCGCGAATGGAGCGGTAATCTACACGTCAAACGGGAAAGAGGCGCAAACGTTTCGCGACCGTATCGATGCCGGCTTAATCGGCGTCAACGTCAACGTACCCGCGCCGATGGCGTTCTTCGCCTTCGCCGGCAACAAAGCCTCCTTTTATGGAGACTTGGGCACAAATGGCAAAGACGGCGTGCAGTTTTATACAAGAAAGAAAGTCGTTACGGAACGGTGGTATTAAAAAAGAAGAAAGTAGCTTACAAGTCTATTGGGGCTTGTAAGCTATTTTTGTATGAAAAATCCTCAAGATCGTGTTCTGCGGTCTCAAAGTGTTGTTTTGGAGTCAGAAGAGTCCTCAGTACGGTGTTCTGCGGCCTCAAAGGGTTGCTCTGGAGTCAGATGAGTCCACAGGATGGTGTTCTGTGGACTCAAAACGTTGCTCGTGAGCCGAATTAGTCCGCAAATGCAACAAAACATCCTTTGTTTTGGGCAGGTATAAATGGCATTATGGTGACGTGAAGCCATTCATGACCTCTTAACGTTGTTGGTGGTTTCCGTTTAAGATTACGAAAAGCTGGGCATCCGATCTGTTTTCGATACTCGCATCGTTTTCAGAACGTATACCGAGGTGCTAAGAACATCCCTCAATATCCACCCCATATATCCAACATTTCCCATGTTGCCGCCCAATTTTTTTTCAACACCCTTTCCCTGTACACAGCTAGTCGCGCTTCTGATTCTCTGAAAAAAGGGGTGGGTCGCACCGCTCCTTGAAGCACGTCCTCCACCCCGCAAGGCGCAGCAAGTATCACTCGTCCAGTGGCATCCAGTTTAATACCAAGAGCTGTCGCCGTTTCCGGAAATTTTGATATAGCATCAACGGAGGAGGTGTAAGGTGGGTCGTCGTTTACAAGGTGCATTCTCGCTTGGTTTTTCACAGACCAAGGAACGAGAGGAAGCACATTTCTCAAGTGTTCCTCCCGCTTTTTTTCTTCACTCTCATCGAGATTCTCGGGATCAAAATAGATGACATCCACGTCCGGCAATGGCGTCCGCTTGCGAAAACCATGCAATGTGTCCCATATTTTCGAGCGGATAAAGCCGGCTGAGACCCAGCCATCAGGAAGCTGCAAATCTCTTACCGCCTCTAAAATCTTCATCATCCATCGGTCACATTCAATTAAATGAATAACGTCCGCTTCGCTATGAAGCTTCAAAAAACCGTTTCACCATCGCGTCTGACACATCTTCCAAGCGTTTGTACGTATAGTCCGGACTTTGATTTTTCTTGAAAATGACTGCTTCCACGCCTTTGTAAAAATCGTCAAGCTCGAGAAAGCGACCGGCAATCACGAGGTCCATTTCCAACGTCTCGGCGAGGGATTTATTTTCACTGTCGATCATATGTTTCAATGTCACTTTTTCGGACAGTGGTGACTTCGATAGCAGTGTTTCTCGAGTTTCCGTCGCGAATGCCCCGTCTCCGCTTTCTAATTTTTCCACGATCCCCTCAACCGTATCTGCATGAAAATAATGATCGATATCGGCTTGTATGGAAGCAAGGGTCGCTTCCTCTTCCGGCCTACGGTTCTGTTCGGCGAGTATGTGATCGAGCTTGCCTGTTGGATCCTTCTCGTTTACCCAATCGATCTCGCTCAATTGATCAAGCAGCTTCGCTAATTCCGTGACATAATGATCGGCCGCGCCGATATAAAGCACGTCCGCAGCTTTAATCGTCGTCGAGGTCAAGGCAAGATAACGCCCGGCATGTCCCGGAGCCTGGTTTAAAAGATGGACAGCGCCCACATCCGGAAAGAATCCAATGTTCATTTCCGGCATCGCCCATTTTGTGCGGGGTGTAACGATACGGTGGCTCGCTCCTTGTGTTAGACCGACACCGCCGCCCATAACAACGCCATCAAGGCATGCGACAATCGGCTTCGGGTATTCCTTCACCATCAAATCAACTTTATACTCTTCTTTAAAAAATTCCCTTGCCTTCGCGAAGGCTTCCCCGCCGTTTTGTGCCTCTGATAACGTTTTAATGTCACCGCCGGCGCAGAACCCTTTTTCTCCGGCGCCTTCCATGATAATTACTTGTATGGAATCATCTTCCCGCCAAGCTTCCAATTGCTCGCCGATCGCGACAATCATGTCGATAGTTAATGAATTCAGTGCTTTTGGCCGATTTAAAGTGATCGTTGCCAATCCTTTTTCGTTTGTTGAAAATGTAACTTCGTTCGTCATGGCTACCTCCTATGAATGTCGAAAATTTGGGGTGCGTTTGTCGATAAATGCCTGGACGCCTTCTTTTCCGTCATCGCTGCAGAAGAGTTCGCCAAAAAATTGCCGCTCAAGTTCCAAACTGTCTTCCGTTGAACCATCAACCCCCTTCATGATGACTTCTACCGCGCGTTCGATGCTCGTCATGCTTTTGCCTTCAATTAATTGTTCTGCAAAAGCGTAGGCATCCTGCCGAATGGATTCGCCCGGGACTACGCGTTGGATGAGTCCGAGTTCAGCAGCTTCATCAGCTTTCATGTTCTTGCTTGTTAAAATATATTCCATGGCTGTCGCCGCGCCTAAATACCGGCGTAGACGTTGCGTACCGCCAAAAGAAGGAATTAATCCGAGTTTTAGTTCCGGCAGCCCGAGTACAGCCTCTTCGGCTGCGAAGCGATAGTGGCAGGCCATGGCTATTTCGAGGCCTCCGCCTAAAGCCGCCCCGTTAATCGCCGCAATGACCGGTTTTTTTGACTGCTCGATCTCATCGCAAAGGTCTTGGCCCGCCTTGGCGATCGCCTCTGCTTTCGGTGCATCGTCAAAGGCGTCCGTAAATTTTTTAATGTCGGCACCGGCAACGAAGAAGCGTCCGGCGCCTGTCAAAACAATCGCCCGGGTGTCTGGATCATTGGACAATGTTTTAAATACACCCCGCAACTCATTGACCGAGTCCGGCGACAATGTATTTGCCGGGGGATGATCAATTTCCACTGTCGTAACAAAAGATTCGGTGGTTACGTTTACATATTCGTAGTTAGCCATAAAAAATACCTCCTTGTATAACCTGAATAAATGCAAAAATTATGCCAAATGAACACCTTTTACTATAGCGTTTTCATTTCTATTATACATGGATTTTCTATGGGTTGGCAAAGAAGTATGATATCATGGATTCATAGAAAAATTGCAACAGAGGAGGTCACCGATGAGTCAAACGGTAGGGTTTATCGGCATCGGCGTGATGGGGAAAAGCATGGCAAAACATATTTTGGACGCCGGCTACCCGGTGCTTGTCTACACAAGAACGAAAGCGAAAGCGGATGATCTTGTCGCGAGCGGCGCCACTTGGAAGGATTCCGTGCAAGAACTCGCATCCGAGGCTGATGTTGTCATTACGATGATCGGGTACCCGAAGGATGTGGAAGATGTTTACTTTTCAGAAAATGGGTTACTCGCACATATGAAAAAGGACGCTACGTTGATCGATATGACAACGTCGAAACCGTCCTTAGCGAAAAAAATTGCGGCAGCGGCAAAAGAAAAATCAGGCGCGGCTTTGGATGCTCCCGTTTCCGGCGGTGACGTAGGCGCCCGCAACGGCAAACTTGTCATCATGGTTGGCGGCGATGAGGATGCCTACGAGCAATGCCTTCCATTATTTGAAACGATGGGGGAAAACATACAACATTTAGGACCTGCCGGCAGCGGGCAGCATACGAAAATGTGTAACCAAATTGCCGTGGCTGCCAGCATGATCGGGGCGGCAGAAGCGATGGGTTATGCAAAAGAAGCAGGCCTTGACCAGGAAAAAGTATTAAAGAGCATTTCAACGGGCGCCGGCGGCAGCTGGACGTTGCAAAATTTGGCGCCGCGAATGTTAAAAGAAGACTTCGCCCCCGGCTTTTATGTCAAACATTTTATCAAAGATATGGAGATCGCCATTGAAGAATCCGAGCAAATGAAGGAAGGTTTGCCCGGCGTCGAATTGGTCAAATCCTTGTATGATAAACTGGTTGAACAAGGGGAAGAAAACAGCGGCACGCAATCGATCTATAAACTCTGGTAATAAGGAAGAGAAGATGAAACGTTTAAAAGATAAAAAAGCGATTGGAATGTTTATTCTCTCCATCATTTTTGCGGCGATCGCCGCGATTTTTGCCGTATATGGAAACGTACTTTGGGTCGTTACGTTGGTCGTTTCGCAAGTCGTCCTGATCATGGCGTTTCGCCGCATTTTTTTGCTTGAAAGGTACTCCGAGTAACGGGGTATCTTTCTCATTTTGACAGACTGACTGTCCGGACGGTATAATACTGATCAGGAAAAGAGTTGATGATCATGTCAAAACGAGAAGAAATCTTAAAAGCTGCGGCAAAGACTGTTTCCAATGTGGGCATTGGCAATGTGACCCTTGAACAGGTCGCCGAGGAAGCAGGCATCAGCAAAGGTGGATTACTGTATCATTTTCCGAGCAAGCAGGCGCTCCTTGAAGGGATGGTGGCCTATGTGTTTAAACGCTCGAATGAATCTATTGCTGAATTTGAAAAAGCGCATGATTTTTCCCTCAGTTACGTGTTATCTACGTTAAGTGACGTGGACCACAGGAATGACATTTCAACAATGGACAAAAGCGCCATTATGGCCATCGCCAACGATCGTGACTTGTTAGCTCCTATGCAGCAGCAATACAGTGAGTGGATGCAACGTTTGCGCGCGGAAAACAGCGAGGAAGCTGCGGTCATTATTCGCTTGATTACGAGTGGTTTATGGTTTGAGAACTTGTTTGACATTCACCTGCGCGGGAACCAAGATCGCGAGCATGTCTTGAATGTCGTGAAAGCGTTAATGGAAGAAGAGTAAAAGCTTCTGTTTGAATGAAACTGACCGTCCAGACGGTTTAAAAGAAGGTGAACACCAATGATTTATGTTGTATTGTTTGCTGCCATTGTGATTGCGTCTGTTGGGGATGCAGCTTTAAAAAAATCAGAAGGTTTTCAACGGTTGGGCCCGGCATTCGCGGGTGTGATGATTTATTTTCTCACCTTTTACCTGCTTTCGCTCATCGTAACTGAGCTCCCAATCAGTGTAACGTATGCAACGTGGAGCGGAATCGGCGTTATATTGACCGCTATCGTAGGCGTGTTCGTATTTAAGGAAAAATTGAACAAAAAGACCGCCCTCTCGATGGGAGTGCTCATCGTCGGCGTTGTCCTTTTAAATGTTTAGGGAGGGAAACGTGATGGGAAAGTACAAAGGATGGATCCTACTCATCATCGCGATTATTTTTGAAGTGATCGCGACGACGAATGTAAAATTGGCCGACGGCTTTACGAACACGTGGCCGACCGTGTTCGTTTTTTTGGGGCTGTTGGGCGCCATCTATTTTCTTTCCAAGTCTTTCATATACATTCCTTTGGCGGTCGCCTATGCTGTCTGGGTAGGAGTAGGGACCAGCGGTGTCGCGCTGATTGGACTTTTCGCTTTTGATGAAACGTTTGGCCTTTCACGCATCATAGGTCTCGTTCTTGTTATCATAGGGGTGAGCGCGATCACTTTATTTTTAAATGAAAAAGACGAAAGCGGCAGCAAATCACTGGGAAAGGAGTTTTAAAAGATGCAGTCGATCACAGGGAAAACAGCATTAATCACCGGAGCGGGACGTGGCATCGGCCGCGCATTGGCCCATGCGTTCGCGCGCGAAGGTGTGCACGTGGCTCTGATGGGCAGAACGGGAGCGAACGTGGAAAACGTGGCCAATGAATTGGCTGAGTACGATGTGAAAACAGTGAGCGTTCAAGCCGATGTTTCTAATGGAGGCGAGGTGAAGGATGCTGTTCAACAAGTGAAAGATACGCTCGGGGAAATCGATATTTTGATTAATAATGCCGGTATCGGGAAGTTTGGTCGTTTTTTGGATCTAAGCGAAGAGGACTGGCGGAATGTTTGGGATGTGAACGTCATGGGCATTTACCATGTGACCCACGCGGTGCTCCCGGATATGGTCGAGCGCCAGGCCGGAGAAATTGTCAACATCTCTTCGACGTCCGGTCTCCGTGGCACCGTAGGTTCCAGCGCATACAGTGCTTCGAAATTCGCGGTGCTTGGGCTTACAGAGTCATTAATGAGAGAAATGAGACAAGAAAACATCCGCGTCCAAGCGATCAGCCCGAGCAAAGTGATCACCGATTTTGCGTCTGATCACAACTTGAGCGATGGAACAGAAGACAGCGAGCACTTTATGCAAGCAGAAGACTTGGCGGATGTGGTTGTTTCTCAATTGAAACTTCACCCGCGTATGTTCGTGAAAAACTCCGAACTGTGGGCGACGAACCCAAAATAAATAGTTGCAATAAGGTTGTTCGACCCGTCTTCTTTTAGGCGGGTCGTTTCATGTAAATCGCTCCGTTTTTCGGTCTATGAACGAATATCAGCAGGTTAGGCGTTTCGGCACAAGGAAGACACCATTAGCTATGACTAACCCGGAACGAAAACGATTGCTCGCCTGTGAACACCCCTTCATTAAATCGTCGTTCCACGAAGGTTACGTTTTTCTGGTTGTCGATAAGAAGCACCGTAGAGGCGCGGGTTCCATAATTTTCTGTATGAATAAATAAAGGGGAAAGCTGCCTTTCAAAGTCGGGATCAATGCCTGTTGCCGGCAATTCTTCGACTGGCGCTTGCTCTGTATCGGAAAGCATCTGAAATAATGGTTCTGTTTTGATTTCACTGGCTTGTGTTGCATATACGTTTAATGTTTGTTTTCCTTTTATGACTTTCGGCCACGGCGTGTTTAAGGAATCATTGCTCAACCCGTGGGCCCCGGGGTTCACTTTGTTCAATTCATTGTGGACATTATTATAGTGATACATCTCGTCGAGGGTTCCGGCGATCACGTTATAACCGGTGTAAGATTCACGATGTTCCCGCAAGGATTCCACAAACTCCTTTGGAGACCAGTCTTCCGTTAAAAATTGTTTTACGATTTCTCCCCGGGAAGCTTTGCCGGGATCGATTTGTTGCGGGTCACGAAAATTGGTTAATGCCGCGAATTTCCCCTGTTTTGTGATGCCAAGCCATGTTCCTTTTTGCACAAGATCGCGACCGGCGAGTAGTTCAGGTTCGTCTTCCCAGAAATGGGCCGGCGCTGTCGGGCGTTCGTAGAACTCATCGCGATTTGCGGCAATGATGAGTGGGTAATGTTTATGGGCTTTCCACTGGAAATTAATGAGACACATCGCATTTATCTCTCCTATCACTATGAGCATAGAGTTTATGCGCTTGTGTCGCAAGCAATCTGTTCTGTAACGTTCACTTCCTTAAAAAGCATGATAGAATAGAAGGGTTAGTTCAAAAAGTTTAGGGCGGATAAAGATGATCTGGGAATTATTGTTTATTTTCTTCATAGTTTTGATTGGCGCTTTTGTGCAGGGCGCGAGCGGCTTCGGTCTTGGTTTGGTCGTGATGGGGTTCCTCCCCTTTATTTTAACCGTAAAAGAAAGCACATTACTCGTGTTATCGTTTTTAGCTGCAACAGCTTTAATTATTCTTTTTAAAAATTACCGGTCGGTGCAACTAAAAGGATTAATGATGTTTGTGGTTGCATCTTTTGCAGGGCGAATCATTTCTTTTTTTGTGTTAACCACCTATGGCGAACTGGACATTTTAAGAATATGGCTGGGTATTTTTCTCATTGCGCTTGTCGTTTACTTATATTTTAATAACAAAAGAAATGTAAGCTTAAAAAAAATCAATAAATTGGTGCCGATCAGTCTCGGTATGCTCAATGGTTTTTTCGGAGGGCTCTTCGCAGTCGGAGGCACGTTTCTCGTCATCTATTGTTTATACTTGTATAAAGAAGACAAACATCGTTATACAGCGAACGTGCAAATTGTTACATTAATCACATCTTCCTTTTCATTGCTTCTGCATGGCGTGAATGGAGATTTTACCTTGTCGTTTCTTTTTTATTTTGCCATTGGAATCGTGAGTGTCATTGTCGGGGCCGTATTGGGCTTACGATGGTTTGAAAAATTGCCGACGTACATGATCCGAACCATCGCGATGATTCTTGTGCTGGTCGCGGGTCTTAATTTAATCTTGTTTTCATAAAAAACGCCTCGTCCCGGAAAGGAGCGAGGCGCTATTCCTTTTTACATAGTTGTTTTCCCTTTTTCATAGGTTCGTATTTCATTGAATCGTTTCGTTTCTTTCACGACAACGCCTGATAAGAGCAAGAGTCCGATGAGGTTTGGAACTGCCATCAAGGCGTTAAAGATATCCCCGAGATTCCAGACGGTATCGAGTGACAACGTTGCTCCGGGCAGAATTGCCAAAACGAAAACGATACGGTACACCATTGTAAAGTTGGTGCCGGCAAGATAGGTGAAACATTTTTCGCCGAAATACGCCCAACCGAGAATGGTCGAGTAAATAAAAAACAGTAACGTTACCGCAACAATGACACTTCCGAAGGCGGGAAGCAATTCATCAAAGGATTGCGCGGTAAGGGCTGCGCCTTCAATATCAATCATGTACATGTCCGCCATTACGAGGGCGAGCCCTGTGACGGTACAAACGATAATCGTGTCAATGAACACTTGTGTCATGGAAATCAATGCCTGGCGGGCAGGGACATCGGTACGGGCAGCGGCAGCGGCAATCCCGCCGGTACCAAGGCCTGCTTCGTTGGAAAACAACCCGCGGGCGACCCCCATTTGGATCACTGTGCCAATTGCGCCGCCGGCTACTGCCTGTCCGGTGAAGGCATCGGTAAAGATTAAGGCAAAGGCGCCTCCAACGGCATCTGCATTGAAAACAACCAGGAAAACACCAGCAGCGACGTATACAACGATCATAAACGGAACGATAAAGGCTACCACTCGTCCGATACTCTTGATCCCACCGATGATAACCAAGCCGATTAGAACCATGAAGACAACACCGGTGAGCCAGAATGGAACGTTAAAGACATCATTGGCAACGTCCGCGGCAGCGTTGGCTTGAATCATGTTACCGATACCGAAAATGGCGGCAAATACGGCGAAAAAGGCAAATAGAACAGCTAGCCACTTTTGGCCCAGCCCTTTTTCAATATAATACATCGGTCCCCCGGACATTTCTCCGCGGGCATTTTCCTGTCGATATTTAATGCCGAGAATCGCCTCGGAGTATTTCGTGGCCATCCCGACAAGAGCCGTCATCCACATCCAAAAGACGGCGCCCGGTCCCCCCGCAACGACGGCGGTGGCAACACCAACGACGTTTCCGGTTCCGACCGTTGCGGCAAGAGAAGTCATCAGTGCCTGAAAATGGCTGATGTCCCCTTTGGATTCTTTGTCTTGTTTGGAAAAAGTAAGTTTAAACGCGTAAGGCAACATGCGAAAAGAATAAAAAGCCAAGCGAATCGTTAAGTATACACCCGTACCCACGAGCAAAAGAATCAGTGGCAAACCCCAGACAAAATCACTGATTTCACCCGTTATGTTTTCGAACCATTCGAGCATGTTAAGCCCCCTTTTGATAGTGATCTTTTCTAATCTTAAAGCAATTTTACAGAAATGTGAATAGTTTGTGTGAGATTTCCTGCCTTCCTGTTTTAAGGGACTCCTTCAAATGTCTGCTTTTTTCATTTGTCGTTTTTTTTATATTTTTGTATAGTTGGAGTACAGCAAACGAATGAGTCCTTTTTCCAATAGGAGTTGAAACCGTGTTTATAGGTATCGCAATAGCCCTTCTTTTGTGTGCTTCTGCTTTTTTTTCCGGAAGTGAAACCGCGATGACGGCTGCAAACCGCACAAAAGTCCAAACAAGAGCGGAAAATAATGACCGGAAATCGCAAAAACTTTTGCAAACACTGTCCAAACCGGATGAATTTATCACCGGTATACTTATCAGCAATAATGTGGTCAACATTATTTTGCCGACGCTTGTAACGATGGTAGCGATTGACTTAGGGTTTAACGTCGGAGTTGCAACGTTTCTATTAACGGTTACGTTAATCGTTTTTTCCGAAGTCATGCCCAAATCGATTGCCGCCACATTTCCGGACCGGCTTGCTTACACCGTTTTTCCCCTTATTCGTTTTGTATTATGGTTCTTAAAGCCGTTTATTTACCTGCTGTCAAAATTGACGAGAGCGGTTACGAAAGTGTTGTCGAAAGACGAAGACGGAGCATCCTCGATCTCGAAAGAAGAATTGCGGACAATGGTGGATATTGCCCAAATCGAAGGGGCATTTGCCCAAGGCGAAAGCCACCGCATCAAAGGTGTGTTGGACTTTTATAACCTAAATGTTCGCGATGCCATGAAAACCCCTCGCGTCGAAATTGTCGGTATACGTCAGGATGCTTCCTATAAAGAAGCGCGTGATGTTATTCTTGCAAATCGATTTACTCGTTACCCAATTTATCGCGATGACATGGATTCCATTATCGGTGTTTTTCATTCCAAAGGGTTGATCTATTGGTCCGTTGATCTCGATCAGGAAATGACGAAACTCTCGGACATGTCCCCGATGTTTGTCCATGAATTTCAACCGATTGAGCAAGTATTTCGCCAGATGTCGAAAGAACAAAAACATTTGGCGATTGTTCTTGATGAATACGGGGGGACGGTCGGCCTTCTCAGCCATGAAGACATCATTGAGACGATGATCGGCCAGGAAATTGAGGATGAGACAGACTTGGGGAATGATCGATTAATTGAAAGCATAACGGATACCACGATCATATGTAACGGCAAACTTACGTTACGGCGATTGAATACAGTGTTTAATACGGCTATTCCGGAAAAAGAAGATGTACTCGCGGCATTTATTTTGAACGAGCTTGAGTATATCCCGATGGAAGGAGATGCTTTCGAATATCAAAATCTAATGTTTACGGTTTTAACGGTAGAAGACGCGACATTAAAACGGGTTGAAATTGAAAAACTGCCGGCAGAAGAAGAGGAAGGATCGTGAATCCATCGTTTCCGATCCAGTGATATAGGGAATGGAAACCGGGGAGGTGATGCACGTGTCTCAATTCGGAGGATTTTGGGCCCGGTTTGCAGCGCTTTTGCTAGATGGGATATTGATTGGCATAGTGGTCATGTTAGCCATCTCGATTGCTAATCTTGATACGACGAGCCAGGCAGTGCAGCTGGGAGAAGGATTGTTCACTCTGGCCTACGCGGTTGTTCTTCCGGGAATTTGGTATGGATATACCGTTGGCAAACGAATCTTAGGCGTTCGGGTCGTAAAAACGGACAATAAGGATGTTCACATTGGGACGATGTTGCTGCGAGAATTTGTCGGTGGCGTAATTTATGCTTTTACCCTCGGTATCGCTCTGGTTGTATCGATTTTTATGGTAGCTTTACGCCGCGACAAGCGGGCGATTCATGATTTTATCGCAGGCACTTATGTGACTTATCAGAAACCACAGAAGTAAGGAGGCGACTGCGACCCGGCGGTCGCTTTTTTCTTTCGTCATGAGCGGGGAGCGCTGGCGCATATACTAGACGAGCCCCATGATGGAAGGTGTGCTAGGATGAGCCAGCGTTCTCTGAAAACCTTTTCTTGGATAATGTTTGCCATCTACACGGTCGTGCTTTTATACATTACCACGTTCGCCTGGAACTATGGAGCGTCGCTCGGACCAGATGGCCCCGGGGGTCGTAATTATAATTTGATACCCTTTCGGAGTATTTATCGGATTGGTGTGTTTAGCCCTAGCTTGTGGGATCCTTTAAAAATTTTAATCGGAAACGTGCTTCTTTTCTTGCCGTTAGGTTTCTATTTGCCGCTGTTGCTTCGACGTTTGCGAAGCGTTGTGAAAGTGACGTTTGTCGGGATGTTCGTTTCATTCTTTATAGAACTTTACCAATTTACCTTTACGATGCGGGTAAGTGACATTGACGATCTTGTTTTGAACACCGCCGGGGTGTTTCTCGGGGCGGTCATGTATTTCGCGGGACGGAAATCGCTCCGCCGGATTGTGATTATTTTGCCGTCTGCTCCTTCTCCTTTACGACATAACGGTTCCATAGGCGGAAACAACCGTAAACGATAAGCAAAAAACTGCCGTAAAATAGAGCAACATATAATAAATCCGCAGGATTGCGTACGATCGTGCTTCCGACGGTGGCAAACAATATCATGGAGGGGATTTTACCCACTGAAGAAGCGACGGTGTAAGCCCAAAAACCAACGCGGCTGAGCGCGGAATAGATATTGACGATGATGGAAGGAACGATAGGGATCAGCCGTGTTAAAAAGATGGTCATAAAAGCGTTGCGCTCAAAGAGCATCGTCACCTTGGAGATAGCCTCGTACTTGCCGATGATTTTTAATCCCCAATCTTGGTATCCGAAACGTACGAACACAAACATAATAATGGATGCCATGGAAGATCCAAACCAAGTGATGAAACTTCCAAGAAAAGACCCATATATCGCCCCAAGGATCCCGCCGATAATCGGATAGGGGATAACCGGGAATAGCGACATGAGGGTGGCGAGAGCGGCCGTGATCACAATCGATTCCGTGCCGTGTTCATCGATCCAAATCGCGATCTCTTCGCCATATAGAAAGGCGGACACTGCAAGGGAAGCTAGAATGAGAAATACAAAAATTTTACGATACATCGGTTCACCTCGATCCTG harbors:
- a CDS encoding VanZ family protein, with the translated sequence MSQRSLKTFSWIMFAIYTVVLLYITTFAWNYGASLGPDGPGGRNYNLIPFRSIYRIGVFSPSLWDPLKILIGNVLLFLPLGFYLPLLLRRLRSVVKVTFVGMFVSFFIELYQFTFTMRVSDIDDLVLNTAGVFLGAVMYFAGRKSLRRIVIILPSAPSPLRHNGSIGGNNRKR
- a CDS encoding hemolysin family protein codes for the protein MFIGIAIALLLCASAFFSGSETAMTAANRTKVQTRAENNDRKSQKLLQTLSKPDEFITGILISNNVVNIILPTLVTMVAIDLGFNVGVATFLLTVTLIVFSEVMPKSIAATFPDRLAYTVFPLIRFVLWFLKPFIYLLSKLTRAVTKVLSKDEDGASSISKEELRTMVDIAQIEGAFAQGESHRIKGVLDFYNLNVRDAMKTPRVEIVGIRQDASYKEARDVILANRFTRYPIYRDDMDSIIGVFHSKGLIYWSVDLDQEMTKLSDMSPMFVHEFQPIEQVFRQMSKEQKHLAIVLDEYGGTVGLLSHEDIIETMIGQEIEDETDLGNDRLIESITDTTIICNGKLTLRRLNTVFNTAIPEKEDVLAAFILNELEYIPMEGDAFEYQNLMFTVLTVEDATLKRVEIEKLPAEEEEGS
- a CDS encoding TVP38/TMEM64 family protein, which codes for MKRSQDRGEPMYRKIFVFLILASLAVSAFLYGEEIAIWIDEHGTESIVITAALATLMSLFPVIPYPIIGGILGAIYGSFLGSFITWFGSSMASIIMFVFVRFGYQDWGLKIIGKYEAISKVTMLFERNAFMTIFLTRLIPIVPSIIVNIYSALSRVGFWAYTVASSVGKIPSMILFATVGSTIVRNPADLLYVALFYGSFLLIVYGCFRLWNRYVVKEKEQTAK
- a CDS encoding RDD family protein; translation: MHVSQFGGFWARFAALLLDGILIGIVVMLAISIANLDTTSQAVQLGEGLFTLAYAVVLPGIWYGYTVGKRILGVRVVKTDNKDVHIGTMLLREFVGGVIYAFTLGIALVVSIFMVALRRDKRAIHDFIAGTYVTYQKPQK
- a CDS encoding alanine/glycine:cation symporter family protein, which translates into the protein MLEWFENITGEISDFVWGLPLILLLVGTGVYLTIRLAFYSFRMLPYAFKLTFSKQDKESKGDISHFQALMTSLAATVGTGNVVGVATAVVAGGPGAVFWMWMTALVGMATKYSEAILGIKYRQENARGEMSGGPMYYIEKGLGQKWLAVLFAFFAVFAAIFGIGNMIQANAAADVANDVFNVPFWLTGVVFMVLIGLVIIGGIKSIGRVVAFIVPFMIVVYVAAGVFLVVFNADAVGGAFALIFTDAFTGQAVAGGAIGTVIQMGVARGLFSNEAGLGTGGIAAAAARTDVPARQALISMTQVFIDTIIVCTVTGLALVMADMYMIDIEGAALTAQSFDELLPAFGSVIVAVTLLFFIYSTILGWAYFGEKCFTYLAGTNFTMVYRIVFVLAILPGATLSLDTVWNLGDIFNALMAVPNLIGLLLLSGVVVKETKRFNEIRTYEKGKTTM